In Zunongwangia profunda SM-A87, the following proteins share a genomic window:
- a CDS encoding DUF983 domain-containing protein: MKFLKGTKLYSILTGTCPVCQEESMYKEKNPFKLGQVYEMHDRCSHCGTKYKIEPSFFYGAMYVSYAVGVAFAVAAFIIAHYFLGGGLLTSFFAIVGTLIVFMPIIMRLSRNIWINFFLNYDKNAASKTKHQNDDL, encoded by the coding sequence ATGAAATTCTTGAAAGGCACTAAGTTATACAGCATTCTTACAGGCACCTGTCCTGTATGCCAGGAGGAGAGCATGTATAAAGAGAAAAACCCTTTTAAATTGGGGCAAGTATACGAAATGCATGATCGTTGTTCGCACTGCGGAACCAAATATAAAATAGAGCCCTCTTTCTTTTACGGCGCAATGTACGTAAGCTATGCCGTTGGCGTAGCCTTTGCGGTTGCCGCTTTTATCATTGCTCATTATTTTCTAGGCGGTGGACTGCTTACTTCTTTTTTCGCTATTGTGGGAACACTAATTGTCTTTATGCCTATCATTATGCGTCTCTCAAGAAATATCTGGATTAATTTTTTCCTAAATTACGATAAAAATGCTGCTTCTAAAACGAAGCATCAAAATGATGATTTATAA
- a CDS encoding NAD(P)/FAD-dependent oxidoreductase has translation MLDYIIVGLGLSGIALSNHLEARKRSFVVFEDDSQTSTKVAGGIFNPVILKRFTLAWEGDKQISYSVPFYEKLEKKLGKDLLKPLNIYRRFHSVEEQNNWFEAADNFRLSPFLNTQLIRQVNPFIPGDFSFGKVEKTGTLDTNLLVSAYKKHLQKHQLLKNKRFDYDKLKLNENSVSYDGTEARNIIFCEGFGMVNNPYFNYLPLQGNKGEYLVIKSAALQLKQAVKSSIFILPLGNNLYKVGATYNHQDKTQQPTLQAKEKLQQDLDQLITCEYEIVDQVAGIRPATSDRRPLVGNHPEYHHLFVCNGFGSRGVLIAPLISEKLLNFIEDEIPLPPEVDITRFQKKFYKSSF, from the coding sequence ATGCTGGATTATATTATTGTTGGATTAGGACTTAGTGGTATAGCACTGTCTAATCATTTGGAAGCAAGAAAACGGAGTTTTGTTGTTTTTGAAGATGATTCTCAAACTTCTACGAAAGTAGCAGGAGGTATTTTTAATCCAGTGATTTTAAAAAGGTTTACCCTTGCGTGGGAAGGCGATAAGCAAATAAGTTATTCTGTGCCCTTTTATGAAAAACTGGAAAAAAAGCTTGGCAAAGATCTGCTTAAGCCTCTTAATATTTATCGTAGATTCCATTCGGTTGAAGAACAAAATAACTGGTTTGAAGCTGCTGATAATTTTCGGCTTTCTCCATTTTTAAATACACAACTTATCAGACAGGTTAACCCATTTATTCCTGGCGATTTCTCCTTTGGGAAAGTAGAGAAAACGGGTACTTTAGATACTAATTTACTCGTAAGCGCTTATAAGAAACATCTTCAGAAACATCAATTATTAAAAAATAAGCGTTTCGATTATGATAAGCTGAAATTGAATGAGAATTCGGTTTCTTATGATGGTACTGAGGCCAGAAATATTATTTTTTGCGAAGGATTTGGCATGGTAAACAATCCTTATTTCAATTATTTGCCTTTACAAGGGAACAAAGGGGAGTATCTGGTGATTAAATCAGCAGCTCTCCAATTAAAACAAGCCGTCAAGTCATCGATTTTTATTCTTCCGCTGGGAAATAATTTATATAAAGTTGGGGCCACTTACAATCATCAGGATAAAACGCAGCAACCAACTTTACAAGCAAAAGAAAAATTACAGCAAGATTTAGATCAATTGATTACCTGTGAATACGAAATAGTGGATCAGGTTGCCGGGATCAGGCCCGCCACTTCAGATCGTAGACCTTTAGTAGGGAATCATCCAGAGTATCATCACCTGTTTGTTTGCAATGGTTTTGGTAGCCGTGGAGTATTAATAGCACCTTTAATTTCAGAAAAACTTCTCAATTTTATTGAAGATGAAATTCCGTTGCCACCAGAAGTCGATATTACACGTTTTCAAAAGAAATTTTATAAATCATCATTTTGA
- the porN gene encoding type IX secretion system ring subunit PorN/GldN, protein MKGKYIIYSLFLLIGFSGLSQTANILNAKKPEDIGKSTNAELTEAADEKPLEYGYVDDRDVLWSKGTWEIIDLDERVNFPLYYPVDTLNISANRRSLYDVLVRAIKEGKIENIYADSYFTEKRTLKDIQATLSRVDTTNYGIEQYNAGQEVDEQFIDRRDLSAADIQEYKIRGIWYFDKRQAELKYRILGIAPRAPDVNFIDDSELNDLVDLFWVWYPDAREVLYKAKAYIGNNTTVSYDQLLNSRRFNSVIYKEDNVQGDRQINDYIVDNSFMQLLESERIKEQIRNFEQDMWNY, encoded by the coding sequence ATGAAAGGGAAATATATAATATATAGTTTGTTTTTGCTGATCGGTTTTTCCGGTTTGTCGCAAACAGCTAATATTTTAAATGCAAAAAAGCCAGAAGATATTGGGAAATCAACAAATGCAGAGCTTACAGAAGCCGCAGATGAGAAACCCCTGGAATATGGCTATGTAGATGATCGTGATGTGCTATGGTCTAAAGGGACCTGGGAGATTATTGATTTGGATGAGCGCGTTAATTTTCCTTTGTACTATCCGGTAGATACACTAAACATTTCTGCTAATAGAAGATCCTTATATGATGTTTTAGTTAGAGCGATCAAAGAAGGGAAGATCGAGAATATTTATGCAGATTCTTATTTTACAGAGAAAAGAACATTAAAGGATATTCAAGCAACCTTATCCAGGGTAGATACTACTAATTATGGAATAGAGCAGTACAACGCGGGTCAGGAGGTCGATGAGCAATTTATTGATCGCAGGGATTTAAGTGCAGCAGATATACAGGAATATAAGATTCGAGGAATCTGGTATTTTGATAAGAGACAGGCAGAGCTTAAATACCGAATTTTAGGTATAGCTCCTCGTGCACCAGATGTTAACTTTATTGACGATTCAGAGCTAAATGACCTTGTAGACCTTTTTTGGGTTTGGTATCCAGATGCAAGGGAAGTACTTTATAAAGCTAAAGCCTATATTGGTAATAATACTACGGTTTCTTACGATCAGCTTTTAAACTCCAGAAGGTTTAACTCTGTAATCTATAAAGAGGATAATGTGCAGGGAGACCGACAAATCAATGATTATATTGTTGATAACAGCTTTATGCAGCTTTTAGAATCTGAGCGTATAAAAGAACAAATCCGTAATTTTGAACAGGATATGTGGAATTATTAA